A genomic stretch from Ktedonobacterales bacterium includes:
- the yqeB gene encoding selenium-dependent molybdenum cofactor biosynthesis protein YqeB yields MTVFRHMLVGVKGAGDLASGTIHRLSRAGFAVVATELPQPLALRRTVAFAEAVYTGSIEIEGLTGVRVDSLDGARAALARGQMPVLIDQDGALLRALHPTALIDARLAKRNIGMQLTDAQVTLALGPGFEAGVDTHAVIETNRGHNLGRVYLSGCAEPDTGVPGDIAGFTSERLLRAPANGSLMAQHAIADVVKAGEVIATVGGTPMYAQIGGVLRGLAHDGLVVRQGMKVGDIDPRARREHCFSISDKSRAIAGGALEALLYLLGASA; encoded by the coding sequence ATGACCGTGTTTCGGCATATGCTGGTGGGCGTCAAAGGCGCTGGCGATCTTGCCAGCGGAACCATCCATCGTTTGAGCCGCGCTGGCTTTGCGGTGGTGGCAACCGAATTGCCACAACCGTTGGCGCTGCGGCGCACGGTGGCGTTTGCTGAAGCGGTCTATACCGGCTCCATCGAGATCGAGGGGCTTACTGGCGTGCGCGTGGATAGCCTGGATGGCGCGCGCGCGGCGCTGGCGCGGGGCCAAATGCCGGTGTTGATTGACCAGGATGGGGCGCTGCTGCGGGCGCTGCACCCAACGGCGCTCATTGATGCGAGGCTTGCCAAGCGTAATATCGGCATGCAGCTTACCGATGCTCAGGTGACACTGGCGCTGGGGCCAGGATTTGAGGCCGGAGTTGACACGCATGCCGTGATTGAAACGAATCGCGGCCATAACCTGGGGCGCGTCTATCTGAGCGGCTGCGCTGAGCCAGATACCGGCGTCCCTGGCGATATTGCTGGCTTTACGTCGGAACGGCTGCTGCGCGCGCCAGCTAATGGCTCATTGATGGCCCAGCACGCTATTGCTGATGTGGTGAAGGCGGGCGAGGTCATCGCTACCGTTGGCGGGACGCCGATGTATGCTCAGATTGGCGGCGTGCTGCGTGGCCTGGCGCATGATGGGCTGGTGGTTCGCCAGGGCATGAAAGTTGGCGATATAGACCCCCGCGCGCGGCGCGAACATTGCTTTAGCATTTCAGATAAGTCGCGGGCGATTGCGGGTGGCGCGCTGGAAGCCTTGCTGTATTTATTGGGAGCATCTGCATAA
- a CDS encoding FAD binding domain-containing protein, with translation MLLNVTEYHRPETIAEAVRLLARPGIKTAALAGGTLLVGQRDDELRALVDLRALGLNTISEQGSQMRFGAMLTLQALVDSPLARAMVGGILVQAAGTSAARLIRNAATIGGTLASGPAANADLPVALAALDAQARLIGQAERLVPAETVFEERQPGELLVEIIIERPPAHAEGAGARATIGSETAGTGFPQAPAAEGAFVRVARAPDDVALVHAAAFLLIQSGICQQARVAVGGAGMASARLHAAESLLAGQSITQEHIAAAVVAGIDAFAPPPDFRASPAYRRDVAATLARRALEQCADAARWKQLMGNNKA, from the coding sequence ATGCTCCTCAATGTCACTGAATATCATCGGCCAGAAACGATTGCCGAGGCGGTGCGCCTGCTGGCGCGGCCAGGCATCAAGACGGCTGCTCTTGCCGGAGGCACGCTGCTAGTTGGGCAGCGCGACGATGAACTTCGGGCGCTGGTAGACTTGCGCGCCCTCGGATTAAACACGATCAGCGAGCAAGGCTCACAAATGCGATTCGGCGCGATGCTGACGCTGCAAGCTCTGGTTGATTCACCGCTGGCACGCGCGATGGTCGGTGGCATCCTGGTGCAAGCCGCCGGAACATCGGCAGCACGCCTGATTCGTAACGCCGCCACGATTGGCGGCACGCTCGCCTCTGGCCCAGCCGCCAACGCCGACCTGCCCGTTGCCCTGGCCGCGCTGGATGCCCAGGCCCGTCTGATAGGCCAGGCAGAGCGCCTGGTTCCGGCAGAAACCGTCTTCGAGGAACGCCAGCCTGGAGAACTGCTGGTTGAAATCATCATCGAACGGCCCCCTGCCCATGCCGAAGGCGCGGGTGCGCGAGCGACCATCGGGAGCGAGACTGCGGGAACTGGGTTCCCGCAAGCGCCCGCCGCCGAAGGCGCGTTTGTGCGCGTGGCTCGCGCGCCCGACGACGTAGCCCTGGTTCACGCAGCGGCATTCTTGCTGATCCAGAGCGGCATCTGCCAGCAAGCGCGTGTAGCGGTTGGCGGCGCTGGCATGGCTTCTGCGCGTCTTCACGCAGCCGAGAGCCTGTTAGCAGGCCAGAGCATCACCCAGGAGCACATTGCCGCAGCCGTAGTGGCTGGCATAGATGCGTTTGCGCCTCCGCCTGATTTTCGCGCCAGCCCGGCCTACCGCCGCGATGTCGCCGCCACGTTGGCGCGCCGGGCGCTGGAACAATGCGCCGACGCTGCGCGCTGGAAGCAGTTGATGGGCAACAACAAAGCATAG
- a CDS encoding ester cyclase, translating into MSLEENKAIIRRVIEEVVNLGNLSIINEIFTASFVDRSSPDQPAGPEGVRAFISSVRTGFPDLSVKIDDLIAEGDKVVIRTTWQGTHQDTYAKNAPTGKQVSRTMIQIFRLADGKIVEEWNEGTALL; encoded by the coding sequence ATGTCTCTCGAAGAGAACAAAGCCATCATTCGCCGTGTCATTGAAGAGGTGGTCAACCTGGGAAACTTGAGTATCATCAACGAGATATTTACTGCTTCATTCGTTGATCGCTCTTCTCCCGACCAGCCAGCAGGCCCGGAGGGTGTCAGGGCTTTTATTTCATCGGTTCGCACCGGCTTCCCTGATCTTTCTGTCAAGATTGATGATCTGATTGCCGAGGGAGACAAAGTGGTCATTCGCACGACCTGGCAGGGGACGCATCAAGACACTTACGCGAAGAATGCGCCAACTGGCAAGCAGGTGTCACGAACTATGATCCAGATTTTCCGGCTGGCGGATGGCAAGATTGTCGAGGAGTGGAACGAAGGAACAGCATTATTATGA
- a CDS encoding (2Fe-2S)-binding protein, whose protein sequence is MPENDTALDMTLTVNGRAQSWRVQPGETLLEALQHHNIKGPKLVCGTGDCSACGVIFNGAAINACCMLAAQADGVEVVTVEGLANGAKLHPIQEAFAEAGAAQCGYCTPGFIIRAYALLQENPDPTEEEVRAGFAGSICRCTGYVKPIEAALRAAALLREQRSLEERV, encoded by the coding sequence ATGCCTGAGAATGATACGGCGCTCGACATGACGCTAACCGTCAACGGGCGAGCGCAAAGCTGGCGCGTTCAGCCAGGGGAAACGCTGCTGGAGGCGCTTCAGCATCACAATATCAAGGGGCCAAAGCTGGTCTGTGGGACGGGGGATTGCTCCGCCTGTGGTGTCATATTCAATGGCGCGGCGATCAACGCCTGCTGTATGCTGGCGGCTCAGGCTGACGGCGTAGAGGTGGTGACGGTGGAGGGGCTGGCGAACGGCGCGAAGCTTCATCCGATTCAGGAAGCCTTTGCCGAGGCTGGCGCGGCGCAGTGCGGCTATTGCACGCCTGGCTTTATCATTCGCGCCTACGCGCTGCTGCAAGAAAATCCTGATCCAACCGAAGAGGAGGTGCGCGCGGGCTTTGCGGGCAGTATTTGCCGCTGCACCGGCTATGTCAAGCCGATTGAAGCGGCGCTGCGAGCGGCTGCGCTGCTGAGGGAGCAGCGTTCGCTGGAGGAGCGGGTATGA
- a CDS encoding molybdopterin cofactor-binding domain-containing protein produces MRIGLNINGARRSLEVAPGARLLEVLRSEGLFSVKYGCDTGECGVCAVLVDGVPRNTCVMLAAQADGAAITTVEGLGTPRQMHPLQQALADNGSVQCGYCIPAMVVAAQALLKETPDPTEEQIRDAISGNLCRCTGYLKPVQAIQRAAAILRGEAPPPAFGDNEIWSPGRSAEHGEHEEGKHSSGESSPTHDPRRAAPDDLETEAAASVSTLAQPKTSLRTVGKAERKVDAIKLATGKPCFVDDIELRGMLHAALLTSPHAHALIRHINAAKARALPGVHAVLTHKDLPRIPYTTAGQSWPEPGPHDQYSLDNVVRFVGDRVAIVAAETPEIAQQALDLIDVDYDVLPALLDPRRAMDTDAPCIHPEPDSYRIHDPSRNLAARIEANVGSVEQGFAEADLVVEGEYIVPQVQQTPLEPHIVITYWDEDERLIVRTSTQVPFHVRRIIAPIIGLPPRRIRVIKPRIGGGFGVKQEVLIEDLAAHLTIATGRPVRFEYSRAQEFRSSRSRHPQILKMRTGVKLDGTMTANEMVVLANTGAYGTHALTVQSNTGSKSLPLYRAPNIRFVADVVYTNLPPPGAFRGYGVPQGIFALESHMDEVAKALGMDVIAFRQKNWIRQGDENPLSVALGEGKEGLAQVIQSCGLPGCIEKGKAAIGWDEKRGHPGEGRIKRGVGVAIAMHGTAIAGLDMGGASIKLNDDGSFNVLVGATDLGTGSDTVLAQIGAEVLGVPISDIIIHSSDTDFTPFDTGAYASSTTYISGGAVKKAAEQVREQICEVAGRMLNAPPAMLRLENRRIYAPDGRSVSISDVALHSLHVENQHQIMATASTMSYDSPPPFAAQFAEVEVDSETGAVRVVKMISAVDCGRAINPATAEGQIEGGATQALGYGVCEEMRYDDQGALLTTDFTTYHIFRADEMPAMETYLVETSDPYGPYGAKAVAEIPIDGMAPAIANAVADALGVRVREAPLTPERVWQAMREGAGDK; encoded by the coding sequence ATGCGCATCGGCTTGAATATAAATGGCGCGCGCCGCTCACTAGAAGTCGCGCCGGGCGCGCGCTTGCTAGAAGTCTTGCGCAGCGAAGGGCTGTTCAGCGTCAAATATGGGTGTGATACCGGCGAATGTGGCGTATGCGCTGTGCTGGTGGATGGCGTCCCTCGGAACACCTGCGTCATGCTGGCGGCACAGGCCGATGGCGCCGCGATCACGACGGTAGAAGGGTTGGGTACGCCGCGCCAGATGCACCCGCTGCAACAGGCGCTGGCCGATAACGGCTCTGTGCAGTGTGGCTACTGTATTCCGGCGATGGTTGTTGCTGCCCAGGCGCTCTTGAAAGAGACGCCCGATCCCACTGAGGAGCAGATTCGAGACGCCATCTCCGGCAATCTCTGCCGCTGTACTGGCTACCTCAAGCCCGTGCAGGCCATCCAGCGCGCCGCCGCTATCCTGCGCGGCGAAGCGCCGCCGCCCGCGTTTGGCGATAACGAAATATGGTCGCCTGGCCGATCAGCAGAACATGGTGAACACGAAGAAGGCAAACACAGCAGCGGCGAGAGCAGCCCTACCCATGACCCGCGCCGCGCCGCGCCAGATGATCTGGAGACAGAAGCAGCAGCCAGCGTCTCTACCCTGGCGCAGCCGAAAACATCGCTGCGAACAGTGGGCAAGGCCGAACGCAAAGTTGATGCGATAAAGCTGGCAACCGGCAAGCCCTGCTTTGTAGACGACATAGAACTGCGTGGCATGCTGCACGCAGCCCTGCTGACCAGTCCCCACGCCCACGCGCTCATTCGCCATATCAACGCCGCGAAAGCCAGGGCGCTCCCTGGCGTCCACGCTGTCCTGACACACAAAGACCTGCCGCGCATCCCATACACCACCGCAGGCCAATCCTGGCCGGAGCCGGGGCCACATGACCAGTACAGCCTGGATAACGTCGTGCGCTTCGTCGGTGATCGCGTTGCCATCGTTGCCGCCGAGACACCCGAAATTGCACAGCAGGCGCTTGATCTGATTGACGTAGACTACGATGTCTTGCCTGCCCTGCTGGACCCGCGCCGCGCAATGGACACAGATGCCCCTTGCATCCATCCTGAGCCAGACTCGTACCGGATTCACGACCCCTCTCGCAACCTGGCGGCGCGCATTGAGGCAAACGTTGGCAGCGTTGAGCAGGGCTTTGCTGAGGCTGATCTGGTCGTCGAGGGCGAATACATTGTCCCCCAGGTGCAGCAGACGCCGCTGGAGCCACATATCGTCATCACCTATTGGGACGAGGACGAGCGCCTGATCGTGCGCACCAGCACCCAGGTACCTTTTCACGTTCGGCGCATCATCGCCCCGATCATCGGTCTGCCGCCCCGGCGCATTCGCGTCATCAAGCCGCGCATCGGCGGCGGCTTTGGCGTTAAGCAAGAGGTTCTGATCGAAGACCTGGCTGCCCACCTGACTATTGCTACCGGCAGGCCCGTTCGCTTCGAGTATAGCCGCGCGCAAGAGTTTCGCAGCAGCCGCTCGCGCCACCCGCAGATTCTGAAGATGCGTACCGGCGTCAAGCTCGACGGCACGATGACCGCTAACGAGATGGTCGTGCTGGCAAACACCGGTGCATATGGCACGCACGCGCTGACCGTCCAGAGCAACACCGGCTCCAAGTCGCTGCCGCTCTATCGCGCGCCGAATATCCGCTTCGTGGCCGATGTGGTCTATACGAACCTGCCCCCGCCAGGGGCGTTTCGGGGCTACGGCGTGCCGCAGGGCATCTTTGCCCTGGAAAGCCACATGGATGAGGTTGCCAAAGCGTTGGGCATGGACGTGATTGCCTTCCGGCAGAAAAACTGGATACGCCAGGGCGATGAGAACCCGCTCTCTGTCGCGCTGGGCGAAGGCAAAGAGGGTCTGGCGCAGGTGATTCAGAGCTGCGGCCTGCCGGGCTGCATCGAAAAGGGCAAAGCGGCCATCGGCTGGGACGAGAAGCGCGGCCATCCGGGCGAAGGGCGCATCAAGCGCGGCGTTGGCGTCGCCATCGCCATGCACGGCACAGCTATTGCCGGGCTGGATATGGGCGGGGCCAGCATCAAGCTCAACGACGATGGCTCCTTTAACGTCCTGGTGGGCGCAACCGACCTGGGTACCGGCTCGGATACGGTGCTGGCGCAGATCGGCGCCGAAGTGCTGGGCGTCCCCATCTCCGACATTATCATTCACTCGTCTGATACCGACTTCACGCCCTTTGATACCGGCGCCTATGCCTCCAGCACCACCTACATCTCAGGCGGCGCAGTTAAGAAAGCGGCAGAGCAGGTACGCGAGCAAATCTGCGAAGTGGCCGGGCGCATGCTCAACGCTCCGCCAGCCATGCTGCGACTAGAGAACCGGCGCATCTATGCGCCCGATGGCCGCAGCGTCAGTATCTCCGATGTGGCGCTGCATTCGCTGCATGTCGAAAATCAGCATCAGATCATGGCAACCGCCTCCACCATGAGCTACGATTCGCCGCCGCCCTTTGCCGCGCAGTTCGCCGAAGTCGAAGTTGACAGCGAGACTGGCGCGGTGCGTGTCGTCAAGATGATCTCAGCCGTTGACTGTGGGCGTGCCATCAATCCCGCGACGGCTGAAGGCCAGATTGAAGGCGGCGCAACGCAGGCGCTCGGCTACGGTGTCTGCGAAGAGATGCGCTATGACGACCAGGGCGCGCTGCTGACCACCGACTTCACCACCTACCACATCTTCCGCGCCGACGAGATGCCCGCGATGGAAACCTATCTGGTGGAAACCAGCGACCCCTACGGCCCCTATGGAGCCAAGGCTGTCGCGGAAATCCCTATTGACGGCATGGCCCCGGCCATCGCCAACGCCGTCGCCGATGCCTTGGGAGTGCGCGTGCGTGAAGCCCCGCTGACGCCGGAACGAGTGTGGCAGGCAATGAGAGAGGGCGCTGGCGATAAATGA
- a CDS encoding GNAT family N-acetyltransferase, which yields MMTRLETARLSLRRPTEDDIPVLSGLWRDERVQQYLGRVLTQEAAEERVARLLQSWDEQNFGLWAVYERNANIAIGLCGLSPLEEVVELSYKFAPDFWGRGYATEAATASLDEGFRRLALERIVGMTQSANTGSQRVLEKLGMRFERSLRAWDAEQYFYRLNRDYWLRDRPQSTPAHKQSS from the coding sequence ATGATGACTCGCCTTGAAACCGCCCGCCTCTCACTCAGGCGGCCAACCGAAGACGATATACCAGTGCTGAGCGGCCTCTGGCGCGACGAACGGGTCCAGCAATATCTTGGAAGGGTACTCACCCAGGAGGCAGCGGAAGAGAGGGTTGCCAGGCTCCTCCAATCGTGGGATGAGCAGAACTTTGGCCTCTGGGCTGTCTACGAGCGAAACGCCAATATAGCTATTGGCCTTTGCGGCCTCTCCCCCTTGGAGGAGGTGGTTGAACTTTCCTACAAATTTGCTCCCGACTTTTGGGGGCGGGGATATGCGACAGAAGCAGCCACAGCCAGCCTTGATGAAGGCTTTCGCCGACTGGCCCTGGAGCGCATTGTAGGAATGACACAAAGCGCAAATACAGGCTCCCAGCGCGTCTTGGAAAAGCTCGGTATGCGCTTTGAGCGGTCCCTGCGAGCCTGGGATGCAGAACAGTATTTTTATCGCTTGAACCGGGACTATTGGCTACGCGATAGGCCGCAATCAACGCCAGCCCATAAGCAATCAAGTTAG
- the ade gene encoding adenine deaminase gives MGIARRIRVARGEEAGDLILRNGQLVNVCSGEIYPADVVIVEGAIAAIGEPGQYDAPDSRDLGGRFLVPGLIDGHMHIESTMLTLAQFAQVVVPHGTTTIIIDPHEYANVMGVEGIRYALASGRNLPLTVYAVLSSCVPASPLESPRQALSAADLLPLLDDDRVLGLAEMMDVPGVLHAEPQVLAKIEASRARGRVVDGHAPGVRGRDLNAYAAAGIMSDHESTALDEAREKLRLGMWLMVREGSAARNLEALLPLIKELTPPRACFVTDDRDPVDLVKRGHIDSMVRMAIAGGLSPMQAIRMGSLNTAQYFRMDDRGALAPGYVADILVIDDLESFTIQEVYKEGVLVAQAGKALFTAPATEAMTASTVHTGAIRPEQLRISGHEGDVAVIGIEPGQITTLRLTEAAPLADGQLVSDVSRDLLKLVVVERHHASGQVGLALVKGFGLKKGAIASTVAHDAHNLVIAGTNDADILRAIEAINELGGGFALVVEGEVRASVPLPLGGLVSPLPVAELVSQLQALDAAAAELGCALEHPFMTLSFLSLSVIPSLKLTDQGLIDVTAAQVVPLQQ, from the coding sequence ATGGGCATCGCGCGCCGGATTCGCGTAGCGCGGGGTGAAGAGGCTGGTGATCTGATTCTTCGGAATGGTCAGCTTGTCAACGTCTGCTCTGGTGAAATCTATCCAGCCGATGTTGTCATCGTCGAAGGTGCTATCGCGGCCATTGGAGAGCCAGGGCAGTACGACGCTCCCGACTCCCGTGATCTCGGCGGGCGTTTTCTCGTGCCTGGCTTGATTGACGGGCATATGCACATCGAAAGCACAATGCTGACGCTTGCGCAGTTCGCGCAAGTTGTTGTCCCGCACGGCACCACCACAATCATCATAGATCCTCATGAATATGCCAATGTGATGGGCGTGGAGGGCATTCGCTACGCTCTGGCATCCGGGCGCAACCTCCCGCTTACCGTCTACGCGGTCCTCTCCTCCTGTGTGCCCGCTTCTCCGCTGGAAAGCCCACGTCAGGCGCTTTCCGCCGCCGATCTCTTGCCGCTCCTCGATGATGATCGGGTGCTGGGCCTGGCTGAGATGATGGATGTGCCAGGCGTCCTGCACGCTGAGCCGCAGGTACTGGCGAAAATTGAGGCGAGCAGAGCGCGCGGGCGCGTCGTGGATGGTCACGCGCCCGGTGTGCGCGGGCGCGACCTCAACGCCTATGCGGCTGCGGGGATCATGTCCGATCACGAAAGTACCGCGCTCGATGAGGCGCGTGAGAAACTGCGCCTGGGCATGTGGCTGATGGTCCGTGAAGGCTCAGCCGCCCGCAACCTGGAAGCCTTGCTCCCTCTGATCAAAGAACTCACCCCACCGCGCGCCTGCTTTGTCACCGATGACCGCGACCCGGTAGACCTGGTGAAGCGCGGTCATATTGATTCGATGGTACGCATGGCAATCGCTGGCGGCCTCAGCCCGATGCAGGCTATCCGCATGGGGTCGCTCAACACTGCGCAGTATTTCCGCATGGATGATCGCGGCGCGCTGGCGCCCGGCTACGTGGCCGACATCCTGGTCATAGATGATCTGGAGAGCTTTACCATTCAGGAAGTGTATAAAGAGGGCGTTCTGGTGGCGCAGGCTGGCAAGGCGCTCTTTACCGCGCCCGCCACCGAGGCCATGACAGCCAGCACTGTCCACACTGGCGCCATTCGCCCGGAACAGTTGCGTATCTCAGGCCACGAAGGCGATGTAGCCGTGATTGGCATTGAGCCAGGGCAGATCACCACGCTGCGCCTTACCGAAGCAGCGCCGCTGGCCGATGGGCAGCTTGTGAGCGATGTCTCGCGTGATCTGCTCAAGCTCGTCGTAGTAGAGCGCCATCATGCCAGCGGCCAGGTCGGCCTGGCGCTGGTCAAAGGCTTTGGACTGAAGAAGGGAGCCATTGCTTCCACCGTCGCCCACGACGCCCATAATCTGGTGATTGCTGGCACAAACGATGCTGACATTCTGCGGGCCATCGAAGCCATCAATGAGCTTGGGGGTGGCTTCGCGCTGGTCGTCGAGGGGGAGGTGCGCGCCAGTGTGCCGCTGCCGCTGGGCGGGCTGGTTTCGCCGCTGCCAGTCGCTGAACTTGTCAGCCAATTGCAAGCCCTCGACGCCGCTGCCGCCGAACTAGGCTGCGCCCTGGAACACCCCTTCATGACGCTCAGCTTCTTAAGCCTATCGGTCATACCATCGCTCAAGCTCACTGATCAAGGTTTGATTGATGTCACCGCCGCGCAGGTCGTGCCGCTGCAACAATAA
- a CDS encoding FAD binding domain-containing protein — MLKIRAYHRPKHIDEAISLLSEPDAGRTVIAGGTDLLVNPRYMVGVREVVDLRDLGLAFISGLEDDPSTSMIVIGACATMRQVARSPLIQGLASGILARSAAVCASPNIRNMATLGGNTASALPSADTPPPLLALDALVVLAGPQGRRIVPLSEFFTGPARSIRQPGEIITEFQIPQPDAAMRGGFYKIGRVSDDIAMVNATVTLVVRDGIIVQARVMLGAVAPTPIRASAAEAALEGQQPSEAVFQQAASFAVEAARPISDHRASADYRRRMSGVAALRALRQAAGRAPQPEEWHHA; from the coding sequence ATGTTAAAGATTCGGGCGTATCATCGCCCCAAACATATTGACGAGGCGATCAGCCTGCTGAGCGAACCGGACGCGGGCCGGACGGTGATTGCTGGTGGGACCGATCTGCTGGTGAATCCGCGCTATATGGTTGGCGTGCGTGAGGTGGTGGACCTGCGCGATCTGGGCCTGGCTTTTATCTCTGGCCTGGAAGATGATCCCAGTACGAGCATGATAGTGATCGGCGCGTGCGCGACGATGCGCCAGGTAGCGCGCTCCCCGCTGATCCAGGGGCTGGCGTCTGGTATTCTGGCGCGCAGCGCGGCGGTCTGTGCTTCGCCCAATATTCGCAATATGGCGACGCTTGGCGGAAACACAGCTTCGGCGCTGCCTTCGGCTGATACGCCGCCGCCGCTGCTGGCGCTGGACGCGCTGGTCGTTCTGGCGGGGCCGCAGGGCAGGCGCATTGTGCCGCTGAGCGAGTTTTTTACCGGCCCGGCCCGCAGCATCCGCCAACCTGGGGAGATCATCACGGAGTTTCAGATTCCCCAACCTGACGCTGCCATGCGCGGCGGCTTTTATAAGATTGGGCGCGTCTCTGACGATATTGCGATGGTGAACGCTACTGTTACACTGGTCGTGCGCGATGGAATCATTGTGCAGGCGCGCGTAATGCTTGGCGCGGTGGCCCCGACGCCTATACGGGCCAGCGCGGCTGAAGCGGCGTTGGAGGGCCAGCAGCCCTCTGAAGCGGTCTTTCAGCAGGCGGCGTCATTTGCAGTGGAAGCGGCGCGGCCCATCAGCGATCATCGCGCATCCGCCGATTATCGGCGCAGGATGAGCGGCGTCGCTGCGCTGCGGGCACTGCGCCAGGCAGCCGGACGCGCGCCTCAGCCAGAGGAGTGGCATCATGCCTGA
- a CDS encoding IclR family transcriptional regulator has protein sequence MRHGESNGTVQTVRRVASVFSAFQSRGLLRITELAELTGLPKSTVHRIVSALVAEGLLIQDEDSHKYQLSLRVAELGAGLLSTNTVRRAARPILLDLRDQTHESVHLAVLEHLDVVIIDTEDSYYFVREVNVPGQHLPAHAVSTGKALLAYQWEGRLRDLLSEMSLKRYTGQTITDPRRLLEELRQVRARGYAVSCGELEVGVEAVAAPIFDQTGAVTAAVSVGGPSERCHPRQAEFIRAVCEAGQRITQAMRLSGWR, from the coding sequence ATGCGGCACGGTGAGAGCAATGGCACAGTTCAGACGGTGCGCCGGGTTGCCTCCGTGTTTTCTGCGTTCCAGAGCCGGGGATTGCTGCGCATTACCGAACTGGCGGAACTGACCGGCTTGCCAAAATCAACGGTTCATCGTATCGTCAGCGCGCTCGTTGCTGAGGGCTTGCTCATTCAGGACGAGGACAGCCACAAATATCAACTGAGCCTGCGGGTAGCCGAACTTGGCGCGGGCCTCCTCAGTACCAATACGGTTCGTCGTGCGGCCAGACCGATCTTGCTGGACCTGCGCGATCAGACGCACGAGTCTGTGCATCTGGCGGTGCTGGAACACCTGGATGTTGTTATCATTGATACCGAAGATTCTTATTATTTTGTGCGCGAAGTGAATGTACCCGGCCAGCACCTTCCGGCCCATGCTGTTTCAACTGGGAAAGCACTGCTGGCGTATCAGTGGGAGGGCCGTCTGCGAGACTTGCTCTCGGAGATGTCTCTGAAGCGTTATACCGGGCAGACGATTACTGATCCGCGTCGGCTTCTCGAAGAACTGCGCCAGGTGCGCGCGCGGGGCTATGCGGTCTCTTGCGGAGAGTTAGAGGTGGGAGTGGAAGCGGTAGCCGCGCCGATCTTCGATCAAACGGGCGCTGTTACTGCCGCCGTTTCGGTAGGTGGGCCGAGCGAACGCTGCCACCCACGCCAGGCTGAGTTTATTCGGGCGGTATGCGAGGCTGGGCAGCGCATTACGCAGGCCATGCGCCTGAGCGGTTGGAGATGA
- a CDS encoding GNAT family N-acetyltransferase, protein MIVRLLTEEDIEALWSVRLRSLQDNPEAFGSTYEETLGRGKENMRQRLLKPHAETFYIGAFEESLVGIVGYFRESGVKGQHKGYIISMYVTPEQRGHGIGKALVAEAIAQARKVTGLEQLLLAVVTSNTAARRLYLSLGFQPYGLEPRALKRGEQYWDEELMILPLQ, encoded by the coding sequence ATGATTGTACGTTTACTCACAGAAGAAGATATAGAAGCGCTTTGGAGTGTCCGCTTGCGCTCCCTTCAAGATAATCCAGAAGCATTTGGCTCAACCTATGAGGAAACGCTTGGGCGGGGCAAAGAGAATATGCGTCAACGGCTGCTGAAGCCGCATGCAGAAACCTTTTATATCGGCGCGTTTGAGGAAAGCCTGGTGGGTATCGTCGGCTACTTTCGTGAATCAGGAGTAAAAGGCCAGCACAAGGGCTACATCATCAGCATGTATGTGACCCCTGAGCAGCGTGGGCATGGCATTGGCAAGGCTCTGGTAGCTGAAGCTATCGCTCAGGCGCGCAAGGTAACCGGACTTGAACAACTCCTACTCGCTGTCGTCACCAGCAATACAGCCGCTCGCCGATTGTATCTATCCCTTGGCTTTCAACCCTATGGTCTGGAACCACGCGCGCTGAAACGCGGCGAGCAGTATTGGGATGAAGAACTGATGATCTTGCCCTTGCAGTGA